Proteins encoded within one genomic window of Oncorhynchus masou masou isolate Uvic2021 chromosome 1, UVic_Omas_1.1, whole genome shotgun sequence:
- the LOC135541255 gene encoding fibroblast growth factor receptor 1-A-like isoform X3 codes for MPQRSGWSSSHRVINSCSAPHRMLAVQSVLVVLAFLAQILPSQARPAIPDEVVPAPPVKIQAELYTLYPGDRLELKCSTESVNWTKDDTLVVDGEHTRLRDGQLEIEGVEPADSGLYTCVAFGNHSSYFSVNVTVDILASSEDEEEEDESSSEEAKLSSSQKLLPMAPQWAQPEKMEKKLHAVPASKTVKFRCQASGNPTPTLKWFKNGKEFKRDQRIGGFKVREHMWTIIMESVVPSDKGNYTCVVENQHGSINHTYQLDVVERSPHRPILQAGLPANNTAVVGSDVEFECKVFSDPQPHIQWLKHIEVNGSRVGPDGLPYVRVLKTAGLNTTDKEMEILQLRNVSFDDAGEYTCLAGNSIGLSHHSAWLSVVKAVPPSPPPNQTYLEVLIYCVGFFLIAVMVAMAIILKMRSSSKKSDFSSQLAVHKLAKSIPLRRQVTVSVDSSSSLHSGVMLVRPSRLSSSGSPMLSGVSEYELPQDPRWELPRDRLVLGKPLGEGCFGQVVMGEAVGMDKEKPNRITKVAVKMLKSDATEKDLSDLISEMEMMKIIGKHKNIINLLGACTQDGPLYVIVEYASKGNLREYLRARRPPGMEYCYNPDQVPIENMSIKDLVSCAYQVARGMEYLSSKKVTSGSDSTYISTCIHRDLAARNVLVTEDNVMKIADFGLARDIHHIDYYKKTTNGRLPVKWMAPEALFDRIYTHQSDVWSFGVLLWEIFTLGGSPYPGVPVEELFKLLKEGHRMDKPSTCTHELYMMMRDCWHAVPSHRPTFKQLVEDLDRTLAMTSNQEYLELSVPLDQYSPSYPDTRSSTCSSGEDSVFSHDAGAEEPCLPKFPPHSNGVAIKKR; via the exons ATGCCCCAGAGGTCCGGATGGAGTTCCAGTCACAGAGTAATCAACAGCTGTAGCGCACCCCACAGGATGTTGGCGGTGCAGAGTGTGCTGGTGGTTCTGGCCTTTCTTGCCCAGATTTTACCCTCCCAGGCCCGGCCTGCCATCCCAGATGAAG TCGTCCCTGCACCACCTGTGAAAATCCAAGCGGAGCTTTACACCCTGTACCCTGGAGACCGACTGGAGCTGAAATGTAGCACTGAGTCAGTCAACTGGACCAAGGACGACACATTGGTGGTGGATGGGGAGCACACACGTTTACGAGACGGCCAACTGGAGATCGAGGGGGTGGAGCCGGCTGACTCGGGCCTGTACACCTGCGTCGCCTTTGGCAACCACAGCTCCTACTTCTCTGTCAATGTCACAG TTGATATCCTGGCATCCTctgaagatgaagaagaggaggatgagtcTTCCTCAGAGGAGGCAAAGCTGTCCAGCAGTCAAAAGCTTTTGC CAATGGCCCCTCAGTGGGCTCAGCCAGAGAAGATGGAAAAAAAGTTGCATGCTGTCCCAGCCAGTAAGACTGTCAAGTTCCGCTGCCAGGCCAGTGGGAACCCTACCCCAACACTCAAGTGGTTCAAGAACGGCAAGGAGTTCAAGAGGGATCAGCGCATCGGGGGCTTCaag GTTCGAGAACACATGTGGACCATAATCATGGAGTCTGTAGTGCCATCCGACAAAGGAAACTACACCTGTGTAGTAGAAAACCAACATGGAAGCATTAACCACACATACCAGCTGGATGTTGTCG AGCGTTCCCCCCACAGACCCATCCTGCAGGCGGGACTGCCAGCCAATAACACTGCGGTGGTGGGCAGTGATGTGGAGTTTGAGTGTAAGGTGTTCAGCGACCCCCAGCCTCACATCCAGTGGCTGAAGCACATCGAGGTCAATGGAAGCCGCGTGGGCCCTGATGGCTTACCCTACGTCCGTGTCCTCAAG ACTGCTGGCCTTAACACCACGGACAAGGAAATGGAAATCCTCCAACTGAGGAATGTGTCTTTTGATGACGCTGGGGAGTATACCTGCTTGGCGGGCAATTCTATCGGGTTATCTCATCACTCTGCATGGTTGTCCGTTGTTAAAG CAGTccccccttctccaccacccaACCAAACCTACCTGGAAGTGCTGATCTACTGTGTGGGCTTCTTCCTCATTGCTGTCATGGTGGCCATGGCCATCATCTTAAAGATGCGCAGCTCGTCCAAGAAGAGTGACTTCAGCAGTCAGCTGGCTGTCCACAAGCTGGCTAAAAGCATCCCTCTGCGCAGACAGGTAACA GTGTCAGTGGACTCTAGCTCCTCCCTCCACTCCGGGGTGATGTTGGTGCGGCCCTCCCGCCTCTCATCCAGCGGCTCTCCTATGCTGTCTGGGGTGTCTGAGTACGAGTTGCCCCAGGATCCACGCTGGGAGCTGCCCAGAGACCG ACTGGTGCTGGGGAAACCCTTGGGAGAAGGCTGCTTTGGCCAGGTGGTGAtgggagaggctgtagggatggACAAAGAGAAGCCAAACAGGATCACCAAAGTGGCCGTGAAGATGCTCAAAT CTGATGCTACAGAGAAAGACCTGTCAGATCTTATCTCTGAAATGGAGATGATGAAGATCATTGGGAAGCACAAGAACATCATTAACCTGCTGGGAGCCTGTACCCAGGATG gtcCTCTCTATGTTATTGTGGAGTATGCCTCCAAGGGAAACCTCCGGGAGTACCTGAGAGCTCGGCGTCCACCAGGCATGGAGTACTGCTACAACCCTGACCAGGTGCCCATAGAGAACATGTCTATCAAAGACCTGGTGTCCTGTGCCTACCAGGTGGCCCGCGGCATGGAGTACCTGTCCTCTAAGAAGGTAACATCAGGATCCGACTCTACGTACATCAGCACA TGTATCCACAGAGACCTGGCTGCCCGCAACGTACTGGTGACTGAGGACAATGTGATGAAGATCGCAGACTTTGGCCTGGCCAGAGATATCCACCATATTGATTACTATAAGAAGACCACCAAT GGTCGTTTGCCAGTCAAGTGGATGGCCCCAGAAGCTCTATTTGACCGGATATACACACACCAAAGTGATGT ATGGTCTTTCGGGGTGCTGCTGTGGGAGATCTTCACACTGGGGGGCTCGCCGTACCCGGGGGTTCCTGTGGAGGAATTGTTCAAGCTGCTGAAGGAGGGCCACCGCATGGACAAGCCCTCCACCTGCACCCATGAACT ATACATGATGATGAGGGACTGCTGGCATGCTGTTCCCTCTCACCGGCCCACGTTCAAACAGCTGGTGGAAGACCTGGACCGCACCCTGGCCATGACGTCCAACCAG GAGTACTTGGAGCTGTCTGTGCCTCTGGACCAGTATTCCCCCAGCTACCCTGACACACGCAGCTCCACCTGCTCCTCGGGCGAGGACTCGGTCTTCTCCCACGATGCTGGTGCTGAGGAGCCCTGCCTGCCAAAGTTCCCTCCCCACTCCAACGGGGTGGCCATCAAGAAACGCTGA
- the LOC135541255 gene encoding fibroblast growth factor receptor 1-A-like isoform X1, producing the protein MPQRSGWSSSHRVINSCSAPHRMLAVQSVLVVLAFLAQILPSQARPAIPDEVVPAPPVKIQAELYTLYPGDRLELKCSTESVNWTKDDTLVVDGEHTRLRDGQLEIEGVEPADSGLYTCVAFGNHSSYFSVNVTVDILASSEDEEEEDESSSEEAKLSSSQKLLPMAPQWAQPEKMEKKLHAVPASKTVKFRCQASGNPTPTLKWFKNGKEFKRDQRIGGFKVREHMWTIIMESVVPSDKGNYTCVVENQHGSINHTYQLDVVERSPHRPILQAGLPANNTAVVGSDVEFECKVFSDPQPHIQWLKHIEVNGSRVGPDGLPYVRVLKHSGVNSSDTQVLTLYNVTEEESGEYICKVSNYIGEANQSAWLTVIRHEAQAVPPSPPPNQTYLEVLIYCVGFFLIAVMVAMAIILKMRSSSKKSDFSSQLAVHKLAKSIPLRRQVTVSVDSSSSLHSGVMLVRPSRLSSSGSPMLSGVSEYELPQDPRWELPRDRLVLGKPLGEGCFGQVVMGEAVGMDKEKPNRITKVAVKMLKSDATEKDLSDLISEMEMMKIIGKHKNIINLLGACTQDGPLYVIVEYASKGNLREYLRARRPPGMEYCYNPDQVPIENMSIKDLVSCAYQVARGMEYLSSKKVTSGSDSTYISTCIHRDLAARNVLVTEDNVMKIADFGLARDIHHIDYYKKTTNGRLPVKWMAPEALFDRIYTHQSDVWSFGVLLWEIFTLGGSPYPGVPVEELFKLLKEGHRMDKPSTCTHELYMMMRDCWHAVPSHRPTFKQLVEDLDRTLAMTSNQEYLELSVPLDQYSPSYPDTRSSTCSSGEDSVFSHDAGAEEPCLPKFPPHSNGVAIKKR; encoded by the exons ATGCCCCAGAGGTCCGGATGGAGTTCCAGTCACAGAGTAATCAACAGCTGTAGCGCACCCCACAGGATGTTGGCGGTGCAGAGTGTGCTGGTGGTTCTGGCCTTTCTTGCCCAGATTTTACCCTCCCAGGCCCGGCCTGCCATCCCAGATGAAG TCGTCCCTGCACCACCTGTGAAAATCCAAGCGGAGCTTTACACCCTGTACCCTGGAGACCGACTGGAGCTGAAATGTAGCACTGAGTCAGTCAACTGGACCAAGGACGACACATTGGTGGTGGATGGGGAGCACACACGTTTACGAGACGGCCAACTGGAGATCGAGGGGGTGGAGCCGGCTGACTCGGGCCTGTACACCTGCGTCGCCTTTGGCAACCACAGCTCCTACTTCTCTGTCAATGTCACAG TTGATATCCTGGCATCCTctgaagatgaagaagaggaggatgagtcTTCCTCAGAGGAGGCAAAGCTGTCCAGCAGTCAAAAGCTTTTGC CAATGGCCCCTCAGTGGGCTCAGCCAGAGAAGATGGAAAAAAAGTTGCATGCTGTCCCAGCCAGTAAGACTGTCAAGTTCCGCTGCCAGGCCAGTGGGAACCCTACCCCAACACTCAAGTGGTTCAAGAACGGCAAGGAGTTCAAGAGGGATCAGCGCATCGGGGGCTTCaag GTTCGAGAACACATGTGGACCATAATCATGGAGTCTGTAGTGCCATCCGACAAAGGAAACTACACCTGTGTAGTAGAAAACCAACATGGAAGCATTAACCACACATACCAGCTGGATGTTGTCG AGCGTTCCCCCCACAGACCCATCCTGCAGGCGGGACTGCCAGCCAATAACACTGCGGTGGTGGGCAGTGATGTGGAGTTTGAGTGTAAGGTGTTCAGCGACCCCCAGCCTCACATCCAGTGGCTGAAGCACATCGAGGTCAATGGAAGCCGCGTGGGCCCTGATGGCTTACCCTACGTCCGTGTCCTCAAG CACTCTGGGGTTAATAGCTCGGACACTCAGGTGTTGACCCTCTACaatgtcactgaggaggagagcgGGGAGTATATATGTAAAGTGTCCAATTATATAGGCGAGGCCAATCAGTCAGCCTGGCTGACCGTCATCAGGCATGAGGCCCAAG CAGTccccccttctccaccacccaACCAAACCTACCTGGAAGTGCTGATCTACTGTGTGGGCTTCTTCCTCATTGCTGTCATGGTGGCCATGGCCATCATCTTAAAGATGCGCAGCTCGTCCAAGAAGAGTGACTTCAGCAGTCAGCTGGCTGTCCACAAGCTGGCTAAAAGCATCCCTCTGCGCAGACAGGTAACA GTGTCAGTGGACTCTAGCTCCTCCCTCCACTCCGGGGTGATGTTGGTGCGGCCCTCCCGCCTCTCATCCAGCGGCTCTCCTATGCTGTCTGGGGTGTCTGAGTACGAGTTGCCCCAGGATCCACGCTGGGAGCTGCCCAGAGACCG ACTGGTGCTGGGGAAACCCTTGGGAGAAGGCTGCTTTGGCCAGGTGGTGAtgggagaggctgtagggatggACAAAGAGAAGCCAAACAGGATCACCAAAGTGGCCGTGAAGATGCTCAAAT CTGATGCTACAGAGAAAGACCTGTCAGATCTTATCTCTGAAATGGAGATGATGAAGATCATTGGGAAGCACAAGAACATCATTAACCTGCTGGGAGCCTGTACCCAGGATG gtcCTCTCTATGTTATTGTGGAGTATGCCTCCAAGGGAAACCTCCGGGAGTACCTGAGAGCTCGGCGTCCACCAGGCATGGAGTACTGCTACAACCCTGACCAGGTGCCCATAGAGAACATGTCTATCAAAGACCTGGTGTCCTGTGCCTACCAGGTGGCCCGCGGCATGGAGTACCTGTCCTCTAAGAAGGTAACATCAGGATCCGACTCTACGTACATCAGCACA TGTATCCACAGAGACCTGGCTGCCCGCAACGTACTGGTGACTGAGGACAATGTGATGAAGATCGCAGACTTTGGCCTGGCCAGAGATATCCACCATATTGATTACTATAAGAAGACCACCAAT GGTCGTTTGCCAGTCAAGTGGATGGCCCCAGAAGCTCTATTTGACCGGATATACACACACCAAAGTGATGT ATGGTCTTTCGGGGTGCTGCTGTGGGAGATCTTCACACTGGGGGGCTCGCCGTACCCGGGGGTTCCTGTGGAGGAATTGTTCAAGCTGCTGAAGGAGGGCCACCGCATGGACAAGCCCTCCACCTGCACCCATGAACT ATACATGATGATGAGGGACTGCTGGCATGCTGTTCCCTCTCACCGGCCCACGTTCAAACAGCTGGTGGAAGACCTGGACCGCACCCTGGCCATGACGTCCAACCAG GAGTACTTGGAGCTGTCTGTGCCTCTGGACCAGTATTCCCCCAGCTACCCTGACACACGCAGCTCCACCTGCTCCTCGGGCGAGGACTCGGTCTTCTCCCACGATGCTGGTGCTGAGGAGCCCTGCCTGCCAAAGTTCCCTCCCCACTCCAACGGGGTGGCCATCAAGAAACGCTGA
- the LOC135541255 gene encoding fibroblast growth factor receptor 1-A-like isoform X6 produces the protein MPQRSGWSSSHRVINSCSAPHRMLAVQSVLVVLAFLAQILPSQARPAIPDEVVPAPPVKIQAELYTLYPGDRLELKCSTESVNWTKDDTLVVDGEHTRLRDGQLEIEGVEPADSGLYTCVAFGNHSSYFSVNVTVDILASSEDEEEEDESSSEEAKLSSSQKLLPMAPQWAQPEKMEKKLHAVPASKTVKFRCQASGNPTPTLKWFKNGKEFKRDQRIGGFKVREHMWTIIMESVVPSDKGNYTCVVENQHGSINHTYQLDVVERSPHRPILQAGLPANNTAVVGSDVEFECKVFSDPQPHIQWLKHIEVNGSRVGPDGLPYVRVLKHSGVNSSDTQVLTLYNVTEEESGEYICKVSNYIGEANQSAWLTVIRHEAQAVPPSPPPNQTYLEVLIYCVGFFLIAVMVAMAIILKMRSSSKKSDFSSQLAVHKLAKSIPLRRQVTVSVDSSSSLHSGVMLVRPSRLSSSGSPMLSGVSEYELPQDPRWELPRDRLVLGKPLGEGCFGQVVMGEAVGMDKEKPNRITKVAVKMLKSDATEKDLSDLISEMEMMKIIGKHKNIINLLGACTQDGPLYVIVEYASKGNLREYLRARRPPGMEYCYNPDQVPIENMSIKDLVSCAYQVARGMEYLSSKKCIHRDLAARNVLVTEDNVMKIADFGLARDIHHIDYYKKTTNGRLPVKWMAPEALFDRIYTHQSDVWSFGVLLWEIFTLGGSPYPGVPVEELFKLLKEGHRMDKPSTCTHELYMMMRDCWHAVPSHRPTFKQLVEDLDRTLAMTSNQEYLELSVPLDQYSPSYPDTRSSTCSSGEDSVFSHDAGAEEPCLPKFPPHSNGVAIKKR, from the exons ATGCCCCAGAGGTCCGGATGGAGTTCCAGTCACAGAGTAATCAACAGCTGTAGCGCACCCCACAGGATGTTGGCGGTGCAGAGTGTGCTGGTGGTTCTGGCCTTTCTTGCCCAGATTTTACCCTCCCAGGCCCGGCCTGCCATCCCAGATGAAG TCGTCCCTGCACCACCTGTGAAAATCCAAGCGGAGCTTTACACCCTGTACCCTGGAGACCGACTGGAGCTGAAATGTAGCACTGAGTCAGTCAACTGGACCAAGGACGACACATTGGTGGTGGATGGGGAGCACACACGTTTACGAGACGGCCAACTGGAGATCGAGGGGGTGGAGCCGGCTGACTCGGGCCTGTACACCTGCGTCGCCTTTGGCAACCACAGCTCCTACTTCTCTGTCAATGTCACAG TTGATATCCTGGCATCCTctgaagatgaagaagaggaggatgagtcTTCCTCAGAGGAGGCAAAGCTGTCCAGCAGTCAAAAGCTTTTGC CAATGGCCCCTCAGTGGGCTCAGCCAGAGAAGATGGAAAAAAAGTTGCATGCTGTCCCAGCCAGTAAGACTGTCAAGTTCCGCTGCCAGGCCAGTGGGAACCCTACCCCAACACTCAAGTGGTTCAAGAACGGCAAGGAGTTCAAGAGGGATCAGCGCATCGGGGGCTTCaag GTTCGAGAACACATGTGGACCATAATCATGGAGTCTGTAGTGCCATCCGACAAAGGAAACTACACCTGTGTAGTAGAAAACCAACATGGAAGCATTAACCACACATACCAGCTGGATGTTGTCG AGCGTTCCCCCCACAGACCCATCCTGCAGGCGGGACTGCCAGCCAATAACACTGCGGTGGTGGGCAGTGATGTGGAGTTTGAGTGTAAGGTGTTCAGCGACCCCCAGCCTCACATCCAGTGGCTGAAGCACATCGAGGTCAATGGAAGCCGCGTGGGCCCTGATGGCTTACCCTACGTCCGTGTCCTCAAG CACTCTGGGGTTAATAGCTCGGACACTCAGGTGTTGACCCTCTACaatgtcactgaggaggagagcgGGGAGTATATATGTAAAGTGTCCAATTATATAGGCGAGGCCAATCAGTCAGCCTGGCTGACCGTCATCAGGCATGAGGCCCAAG CAGTccccccttctccaccacccaACCAAACCTACCTGGAAGTGCTGATCTACTGTGTGGGCTTCTTCCTCATTGCTGTCATGGTGGCCATGGCCATCATCTTAAAGATGCGCAGCTCGTCCAAGAAGAGTGACTTCAGCAGTCAGCTGGCTGTCCACAAGCTGGCTAAAAGCATCCCTCTGCGCAGACAGGTAACA GTGTCAGTGGACTCTAGCTCCTCCCTCCACTCCGGGGTGATGTTGGTGCGGCCCTCCCGCCTCTCATCCAGCGGCTCTCCTATGCTGTCTGGGGTGTCTGAGTACGAGTTGCCCCAGGATCCACGCTGGGAGCTGCCCAGAGACCG ACTGGTGCTGGGGAAACCCTTGGGAGAAGGCTGCTTTGGCCAGGTGGTGAtgggagaggctgtagggatggACAAAGAGAAGCCAAACAGGATCACCAAAGTGGCCGTGAAGATGCTCAAAT CTGATGCTACAGAGAAAGACCTGTCAGATCTTATCTCTGAAATGGAGATGATGAAGATCATTGGGAAGCACAAGAACATCATTAACCTGCTGGGAGCCTGTACCCAGGATG gtcCTCTCTATGTTATTGTGGAGTATGCCTCCAAGGGAAACCTCCGGGAGTACCTGAGAGCTCGGCGTCCACCAGGCATGGAGTACTGCTACAACCCTGACCAGGTGCCCATAGAGAACATGTCTATCAAAGACCTGGTGTCCTGTGCCTACCAGGTGGCCCGCGGCATGGAGTACCTGTCCTCTAAGAAG TGTATCCACAGAGACCTGGCTGCCCGCAACGTACTGGTGACTGAGGACAATGTGATGAAGATCGCAGACTTTGGCCTGGCCAGAGATATCCACCATATTGATTACTATAAGAAGACCACCAAT GGTCGTTTGCCAGTCAAGTGGATGGCCCCAGAAGCTCTATTTGACCGGATATACACACACCAAAGTGATGT ATGGTCTTTCGGGGTGCTGCTGTGGGAGATCTTCACACTGGGGGGCTCGCCGTACCCGGGGGTTCCTGTGGAGGAATTGTTCAAGCTGCTGAAGGAGGGCCACCGCATGGACAAGCCCTCCACCTGCACCCATGAACT ATACATGATGATGAGGGACTGCTGGCATGCTGTTCCCTCTCACCGGCCCACGTTCAAACAGCTGGTGGAAGACCTGGACCGCACCCTGGCCATGACGTCCAACCAG GAGTACTTGGAGCTGTCTGTGCCTCTGGACCAGTATTCCCCCAGCTACCCTGACACACGCAGCTCCACCTGCTCCTCGGGCGAGGACTCGGTCTTCTCCCACGATGCTGGTGCTGAGGAGCCCTGCCTGCCAAAGTTCCCTCCCCACTCCAACGGGGTGGCCATCAAGAAACGCTGA
- the LOC135541255 gene encoding fibroblast growth factor receptor 1-A-like isoform X4 encodes MPQRSGWSSSHRVINSCSAPHRMLAVQSVLVVLAFLAQILPSQARPAIPDEVVPAPPVKIQAELYTLYPGDRLELKCSTESVNWTKDDTLVVDGEHTRLRDGQLEIEGVEPADSGLYTCVAFGNHSSYFSVNVTVDILASSEDEEEEDESSSEEAKLSSSQKLLPMAPQWAQPEKMEKKLHAVPASKTVKFRCQASGNPTPTLKWFKNGKEFKRDQRIGGFKVREHMWTIIMESVVPSDKGNYTCVVENQHGSINHTYQLDVVERSPHRPILQAGLPANNTAVVGSDVEFECKVFSDPQPHIQWLKHIEVNGSRVGPDGLPYVRVLKHSGVNSSDTQVLTLYNVTEEESGEYICKVSNYIGEANQSAWLTVIRHEAQAVPPSPPPNQTYLEVLIYCVGFFLIAVMVAMAIILKMRSSSKKSDFSSQLAVHKLAKSIPLRRQVSVDSSSSLHSGVMLVRPSRLSSSGSPMLSGVSEYELPQDPRWELPRDRLVLGKPLGEGCFGQVVMGEAVGMDKEKPNRITKVAVKMLKSDATEKDLSDLISEMEMMKIIGKHKNIINLLGACTQDGPLYVIVEYASKGNLREYLRARRPPGMEYCYNPDQVPIENMSIKDLVSCAYQVARGMEYLSSKKVTSGSDSTYISTCIHRDLAARNVLVTEDNVMKIADFGLARDIHHIDYYKKTTNGRLPVKWMAPEALFDRIYTHQSDVWSFGVLLWEIFTLGGSPYPGVPVEELFKLLKEGHRMDKPSTCTHELYMMMRDCWHAVPSHRPTFKQLVEDLDRTLAMTSNQEYLELSVPLDQYSPSYPDTRSSTCSSGEDSVFSHDAGAEEPCLPKFPPHSNGVAIKKR; translated from the exons ATGCCCCAGAGGTCCGGATGGAGTTCCAGTCACAGAGTAATCAACAGCTGTAGCGCACCCCACAGGATGTTGGCGGTGCAGAGTGTGCTGGTGGTTCTGGCCTTTCTTGCCCAGATTTTACCCTCCCAGGCCCGGCCTGCCATCCCAGATGAAG TCGTCCCTGCACCACCTGTGAAAATCCAAGCGGAGCTTTACACCCTGTACCCTGGAGACCGACTGGAGCTGAAATGTAGCACTGAGTCAGTCAACTGGACCAAGGACGACACATTGGTGGTGGATGGGGAGCACACACGTTTACGAGACGGCCAACTGGAGATCGAGGGGGTGGAGCCGGCTGACTCGGGCCTGTACACCTGCGTCGCCTTTGGCAACCACAGCTCCTACTTCTCTGTCAATGTCACAG TTGATATCCTGGCATCCTctgaagatgaagaagaggaggatgagtcTTCCTCAGAGGAGGCAAAGCTGTCCAGCAGTCAAAAGCTTTTGC CAATGGCCCCTCAGTGGGCTCAGCCAGAGAAGATGGAAAAAAAGTTGCATGCTGTCCCAGCCAGTAAGACTGTCAAGTTCCGCTGCCAGGCCAGTGGGAACCCTACCCCAACACTCAAGTGGTTCAAGAACGGCAAGGAGTTCAAGAGGGATCAGCGCATCGGGGGCTTCaag GTTCGAGAACACATGTGGACCATAATCATGGAGTCTGTAGTGCCATCCGACAAAGGAAACTACACCTGTGTAGTAGAAAACCAACATGGAAGCATTAACCACACATACCAGCTGGATGTTGTCG AGCGTTCCCCCCACAGACCCATCCTGCAGGCGGGACTGCCAGCCAATAACACTGCGGTGGTGGGCAGTGATGTGGAGTTTGAGTGTAAGGTGTTCAGCGACCCCCAGCCTCACATCCAGTGGCTGAAGCACATCGAGGTCAATGGAAGCCGCGTGGGCCCTGATGGCTTACCCTACGTCCGTGTCCTCAAG CACTCTGGGGTTAATAGCTCGGACACTCAGGTGTTGACCCTCTACaatgtcactgaggaggagagcgGGGAGTATATATGTAAAGTGTCCAATTATATAGGCGAGGCCAATCAGTCAGCCTGGCTGACCGTCATCAGGCATGAGGCCCAAG CAGTccccccttctccaccacccaACCAAACCTACCTGGAAGTGCTGATCTACTGTGTGGGCTTCTTCCTCATTGCTGTCATGGTGGCCATGGCCATCATCTTAAAGATGCGCAGCTCGTCCAAGAAGAGTGACTTCAGCAGTCAGCTGGCTGTCCACAAGCTGGCTAAAAGCATCCCTCTGCGCAGACAG GTGTCAGTGGACTCTAGCTCCTCCCTCCACTCCGGGGTGATGTTGGTGCGGCCCTCCCGCCTCTCATCCAGCGGCTCTCCTATGCTGTCTGGGGTGTCTGAGTACGAGTTGCCCCAGGATCCACGCTGGGAGCTGCCCAGAGACCG ACTGGTGCTGGGGAAACCCTTGGGAGAAGGCTGCTTTGGCCAGGTGGTGAtgggagaggctgtagggatggACAAAGAGAAGCCAAACAGGATCACCAAAGTGGCCGTGAAGATGCTCAAAT CTGATGCTACAGAGAAAGACCTGTCAGATCTTATCTCTGAAATGGAGATGATGAAGATCATTGGGAAGCACAAGAACATCATTAACCTGCTGGGAGCCTGTACCCAGGATG gtcCTCTCTATGTTATTGTGGAGTATGCCTCCAAGGGAAACCTCCGGGAGTACCTGAGAGCTCGGCGTCCACCAGGCATGGAGTACTGCTACAACCCTGACCAGGTGCCCATAGAGAACATGTCTATCAAAGACCTGGTGTCCTGTGCCTACCAGGTGGCCCGCGGCATGGAGTACCTGTCCTCTAAGAAGGTAACATCAGGATCCGACTCTACGTACATCAGCACA TGTATCCACAGAGACCTGGCTGCCCGCAACGTACTGGTGACTGAGGACAATGTGATGAAGATCGCAGACTTTGGCCTGGCCAGAGATATCCACCATATTGATTACTATAAGAAGACCACCAAT GGTCGTTTGCCAGTCAAGTGGATGGCCCCAGAAGCTCTATTTGACCGGATATACACACACCAAAGTGATGT ATGGTCTTTCGGGGTGCTGCTGTGGGAGATCTTCACACTGGGGGGCTCGCCGTACCCGGGGGTTCCTGTGGAGGAATTGTTCAAGCTGCTGAAGGAGGGCCACCGCATGGACAAGCCCTCCACCTGCACCCATGAACT ATACATGATGATGAGGGACTGCTGGCATGCTGTTCCCTCTCACCGGCCCACGTTCAAACAGCTGGTGGAAGACCTGGACCGCACCCTGGCCATGACGTCCAACCAG GAGTACTTGGAGCTGTCTGTGCCTCTGGACCAGTATTCCCCCAGCTACCCTGACACACGCAGCTCCACCTGCTCCTCGGGCGAGGACTCGGTCTTCTCCCACGATGCTGGTGCTGAGGAGCCCTGCCTGCCAAAGTTCCCTCCCCACTCCAACGGGGTGGCCATCAAGAAACGCTGA